In the Neodiprion virginianus isolate iyNeoVirg1 chromosome 2, iyNeoVirg1.1, whole genome shotgun sequence genome, TCTCTGACTGTAAGTACCAAGGTGATATTTGACGTCACCAGAGCCCGAGCCCTCCAATTCGATTGGATTGAATTGAGTGAAGAGTTGTCTCATCGGCTTCAAACAAATGTTCACCAAAGTATTCAAACGCCCTCGGTGAGCTAGGCCTATCCCAACTGTCTCAACTCCTGATAATATACAATTCGGGTAGTGCAGTTAAATTCACTTTACTTATAAgtcatttattttctcgttatatggatcatttttattttaccattttCAGAAGAGGTTTCGAGACATTCAGCCATTGCTGGAATGAACGACTCGCATCCTTCTAATCCAAATCGTTTCTCACtgccaaatttttttgccagAAATGACTCAAAAGAGACAGCTCGCATCACTTGCTTCCAGGTCCACTTCCTGTGCTCCGTACTAATATTCATTATACCTGGCATCTCAAACTTGTGTCTCAGCCAATCTAACTGATTTTAATCAAGCGTGAATTACTTCACTGATTTTTCATATCACCGGAAGCTCGATACGCTATCAAGTCATAAGCTTCAGGCCAGTTTCGGTACATTAACTTCCGAATATCCAATAATAATCACAAATAATTTCTGCTAATGCTCTATATGATTACTCCCAACAATGACGAAATAAATTCTGACGTGCTTTCAGTGAAGATTCAACTAACACGAGTTTCTGACATGGCGACAATTGTTGTTGCTGATATTCTTGTTTTCTCATGTTACGTATtcggaataaagaaattactAACTAAGTAAGTGACAGACGAAGCAACGAACCACTGCAAAGTCTGGTATGTAGGCATATTCAAGGCCGATATGACCACAGTAAATGTTATTCAGCCGCATGATGATATCTTTTAATGGCAAGGTTGGTTTTTCTCCTGCGATGTGCGTGCTCGAACCCAGGAAAAACTCCTTGTTCATTTCCACTTCTGTTATGCCTTTGAAGTGTGCCCGCACAACGACCTCTGGTGCTGGATTGGACGTTCCTCTCAAATGCTTAGACTCAGGATTTTGTATTCCCAATGGGTCAATGTCAGCTATCAGATGTCCTCGTGACTGTAGGTGGAGGATATCACTGATAAAACATTTCCTTGTGCGGAGATGAATGTATGTGGCTAAATGGCATTGGGATTCAGGATATTAATAATgacaaaaaacaattattcagATATAAAGTTACAGAAAAAAGGTAGTTCAGTAAAGACGCAAaaggcaaaaataaaaatttgtgtatATTAAAACGAAAAGTGTCGGACAGAAAATATAAATGGCAAAGAAGATGTCTAGACTATCCCAGAGAGTTTGCAGTCTCGCGGACTAGCAAGTGGCAAATGAGCGTTACATCATTATGATCATTCATACCTGATAAGCTCTCACGGCTGCACTAATATCGAGGGTTCCAGCCACGTAGTCCTTTCCTTGTAGTTCAGCATCGCTTTTTTTCCGAATACTATACTCTGGCGATATTTTTCCTGATTCATACGatattcaatcaaattttttgtaccAAAAGTGTGCATGGTTGTGCAGGATTTCCTACAATACCTTGAGGCCATAAACTTACTCACGTTCAGTAGGCTGGAATTGAAGATTAGCAGGGGTCACTGAGGCACGAGACGAGACTCGCAGCATTGGGGGACGATAGTATCGCTGATCTGGTGGGGCACCAGAGGCGGCCTGTCTAAAGTAGGAAGCCCACGAAGCGTGAACAGACTTTTCATCCTTGAGCCAAGCTTGGTACATGTCGTCAATGTACTGACTGCTGTTCATATTCATGAAAGAATCGTCAAGGAATTTCTTTTTGAATCGGTTTATACAATTGAACAGAGGTTTGGCGGATCTGCGGTTAACCGATGTGAAAAGCTTTTCGCCCTTGTGATACATCCCGTCATTGAATAATCGGTCTTTGGAGTTACAACAATCGTATACCACTGTCAACATTGAGATTGAACAGTATTAccgattttataaatttttcccgCATTGtgcaaaatacttttgtgCACTCGCTTTAAGCAAAAAGGTTTTGATCTATCGTTGGACAGAATTTCTCTTGTGTGTCGCGTCGCCGATTGACCATGACTACTGCTTCAAGCTCGTCAAAACAAAGGAATCGTATTATACGAATACCTACAATCATTTGTCGAATGCACCGATGGAACAGGATCAGAACCAGATTCTCGTCTACGCATAGTCCGTTATCCGTTGTAATTAATAACCTGAAATGTTAGTATTTCGTTAGAATAAGTTATTATAAAGAGATCGATTGTAAGCCCAGTAAATGGAGCAAACGGCGAACTCTCAGCTGGGTTcggaaaatattgaatcgaTCGATTATTATCACAATCAGCTGAATCATCCCCAGCGGAGCCGAAGaagatgtatattttttcgaagACGTAGGAGAACCTATCAGTATCTTTTTGGACAATGTATTACCATATTTCGACTCCCGGTGTTACGTGAAGCAAGTTTGCAACGACGCAGCAATTCAGACCGTATTAGCAGATGACTTTACACGTTATTTGGTTATTAGTATTATTGATAGCCACAATCAGCAAAAATAAACTACTTTGAGTAACGTATTCACATTTGCTTATACGTAATTTTCAGACGAACTCATCCAACCACGCTTTGCTCTTGAATTCACGAAAGTAATTCAGAATCTTTCGTACCTTTCAGGGGAGCGGATCATCAACTCCCGCAGAGCATAGGACGATCTTTATCAAACCTGATAACGATCCAAAGGAGACAGAATATCCCGTTAATCGAATCGCTACAAACAAAGTAAGTGACTTGTATTTCTGATGTCAAACGATTGAGGGTAAAAACTATACCATCAAGACTCCACGTCACGCTAATAATTTCTAATGTTTCAGTACACACTATGGAATTTCTTGCCAAAGAATTTGTTCGAGCAGTTCCGGCGAGTGGCGAATTTCTATTTCCTCATCACAGCCTTGATAGCAATCTCTATCGAGTCACCAGTATCACCACTAACCAGCTCTCTACCCTTAATGTTTGTAATTTTAGTAACAGCCTGCAAACAGGGCTACGAAGATTGGCTTCGATATCGGTCTGATCAACGGGTCAACCGTGCCCTCGTTACGGTTATTCGTAACTCGTATGTTCAGGTAAGAATCACGGTAGATCACACACAATTTCATCGTGATAATCTGTTGGGTTCTGCTGCAGGATATTTATTGTGAAAACGTCGTAGTTGGGGATCTAGTGAGGGTGAATTGCGACGAAGATGTACCCTGTGATTTGGTACTTCTATTCAGTAGCGATCCGACTGGTTGCTGCTACGTCACTACGTCAAATCTCGACGGTGAGACAAATCTTAAGGTAAGCACTGCACAGAtgcgaaatttaatttcgcGGTTCCAAAATCATCGTCACATTCTTACTCTACTTTCAATGTACACTTTCAGACCTTGCAAGTTCCCAGAGTTCTTTCCACCCCGTCGATATCCGATATCGTATCGCTGGAGGCAACGATTACTTGTCAGCATCCATTGGCTGACCTCTACAACTTTCATGGTAAGATGGAGATAAATTATGGCGATGAAAGAAACACTGGCTTCCTTACCGTGGATAATCTGCTGCTACGAGGAGCGAGAGTAAAGGACACGGCTTACGTTATCGGCTGCGCGATTTACACCGGACAAGATACGAAACTTTctttaaattcgaaaattacaACAAACAAGTTTTCGACGGCGGAGAAGTGAGTGAATGGAGTATACTTtgatttcgtgattttctCAAGTTCTCATTCGTTTTATTTCGTTGTCTTTACAGATCCATCAACAAATATCtcattatatttatcgtttTACTGGTGGTCCTAATTTTCTCTTCAGCACTAACGAAAGCTCTCCTTGAGTTGAATCCAACCTGGGATGAATACTTGGGAACATCGGACCCCATTACTACGTACACCTTCATAGTTGATGCCCTGGCCTTTGCGATTCTTTACAATTACATTGTGCCAATATCCCTGTATGTGACCGCTGGTGAGTGTTGAACCCTGAAGACATCCGTAACCGCGGAAGTTTGAGTTGGTGTTACGAGTTATTTCTAACATTTTAGAGATGCAAAAATTTCTTGGTTCGTTTTACTTTGCCTGGGACATTAAAATGTACGACGAGGAATCGGACCAACCGGCTTTGGCTAATACGTCCGATTTAAACGAGGAGCTCGGCCAGGTTGAGTATTTGTTCACTGACAAGACCGGTACACTCACTGAAAATCTGATGGTATTCAGGCGGTGTTCGGTAGACGGGAGGACTTACTTGGAACGAGACTGTGACGGCAGTCTTCACTTGCTTCCCGAGAACGGCGATGAAACTCATGCCGAAAAGCTCACCGTGTGGAAGGTAAGACCAACGTTTCACTGAAAGCTCATTACGATgtgattcctttttttttggaagtAAAAATCATTCGTTTCTGTTCTATGGCAGCCAGAGATTTGGCACTTCATGATTGGCATTGCCCTCTGCAACGTTGTTCACATAGCACCTTCTAGCCAACGTGCCAGTATAGTAGCTCGTCGGTCTGTATTCCGGAAAAGTTTTCGGGAAAAGAAGACTACTGTTGTCAACAGCTCGCTACTCATGGACCCGAATCTACCGGAATATCAAGTGAGCATGTAAAACTGAATTTCGTACTGCAAATCTCAGATAATATGCAGTAACAAGTTTTTCATACTTTGATCACATCATACAGAGTTCAATTTCTGAAGGAAGTTTTAAATCCATACACAACTATACTCTtaggatttaattttttcttggTAAATAATTGCAACTCTCTCTAAGATGCGAgcaaaaattgagaaaaaaaaattgcagccTTGCCAGAAATAGAGGATATTTTGAAATGCCACAAAAATATTATCGGGACTAATAATATGTCGggatttttattaattacttGTAAATTGTGCATTCTCCATGcaaacatatatttataatttttcaaaaaataagtTGCAAACATTCGCAGGCAGCATCCGCGGACGAAAAAGCCTTAGTGGAAGCTAGCGCCAGATGTGGAGTGGTATTGCAAAAGAACAATGGTGACGAAATGGAGATACGAATAAACAATGACGTACTAAAATTTAGGAAACTGGAcacgtttgaatttacttcAGGTCCGTATGCTGCAATAAGCTGATTTGCTCGAATGGTGATTGATAAATTCTATGCTCTGTATATTCTTCTCTAGAAAGGAAGAGAATGTCCGTTGTAGTCCGAGACGGTGCTGGAGACATATGGCTGTACTGCAAGGGTGCTGACGCATCAGTTTACCCGTTAATCGTAAAAGGCAAAGTGGCGGAATCCAACAAACACGTCGAGGATTTTTCCGGGGTATTAAAATTAAAGACATGACCAGAATAATGCAAAtcccaaaataaaattctaaatacCTTGTTTAGCGTCTTTtcaaagtaaaagaaaaatgaaaaagaaagataatgTAAATACTTTCCAGTTATAActcttttcttcgttttcgtttAGTTCTTTGATTGTcttactttttcaattctagCGAGGCTTGCGCACGCTTGTAGTCGGgttcaagaaaatttccaaatctGATTACGATCGCTTAATGACCAGTGTGGAACGGGCTAGACAAATTATTGGCCCAGAACGCGCTGCCCACGTAGAACGGTGTTACAGATCGGTGGAAAAAGGCTTGACGCTTCTTGGTGTTACCGCCGTCGAAGACAGATTACAGGAGGGTGTCCAGGAAACGCTAGAAGCCTTACGAGCAGCTGGGATTAAAGTAGGTTTTTGAATAACTTTCCGAGTAAAAATCGCAAAGCAACAATCTAAATCTAAGATTATTAAGAAAAAGTTaatatttcgaataaatttttgaagtatccgtttttgttttcttgtgaTCTTTTAGAATTTCTCctattctcatttttatttctgtccTCAGATCTGGGTTTTAACAGGGGATAAGGGTGAGACTGCAGAGAATATTGCTTACCTCTGCGGTCATTTCAAAAAAGGAACTGAGATATTGAGGCTAATGGGTGAGGCCACAGCAGAAAACTGTTGCGTAGCACTCACCAGTTTCGAGTAAGTCAGCTGTACgctgtaaattttctttctttttattcctcaTTGTTTGCACTGGTCACATCGGTCCAATTCCTTATTCAGTTTGAGAATGTTCTATGAGTTGAACAGCAACATGCCTCTTGTATACAATAAATCTCTCCGCTAAAATTAACCTTTCGTTTTCAGACAAAAACTCGAATTGGAGCCTTACAAGCAGTTCGGGTTGATAATGGACGGTGCGAGCATGACAACAGCATACAGGGACTGTCCGGACTTATTACGAAGCGTCACGATGGCTTGCGAATCCGTTGTGTGCTGCAGGATGTCTCCTCTCCAAAAATGTGAGGTATGTAGGCGATGTTTTCGAACGGGATTATGCTATAATTAATCAAATCTACACTTAAAAATCGCAACGCGTAAGACCGTGAGATTAGGTTTTCTAGATTTACTTAAGTAAACTACAAATCACACAAAATTGGTGTAGCCGCGTGGGCTGGCCTAGTCGGGGTAGCTAAGCTACCCCGGGGTGGTTTTCGTGTCGGGAAACCAGCGCGGCTTGCAGTCCCCGGTTAAAATAGTACAGGTACTGACCGATGATTTTGAGTGAGATGGTACCTGTGCACGTCATCCTGAGGCCTACTCCGGTTCTGTTCACGATGAGACCCGCGTTGAACGGATAAACGTTAGAAAGTTACCCAAGTTGAGACAAGCGTTGAATAATTAGTGATTGATTGAATATAAAGCTTGTCCAATAAACCCTGAAGTACAGTTTGATATCTGGTGGCCATATTATTAATCGTTAAATCGACCCCGAACCCACTATTATTGTTTTGAGTCTATCGAGAAGGGTAACTGTGAGACCTATAGCTAGTACAAAAGGAAATTCGGGTACTTGTAGTACCCGGCTGTGAAGTCTGTCACTAACAAGAATTATCAGTCGCGGTAAAATCCAGGAGGCGCGAAATTATTTGATCAGATGCGCAGAGTTGCCAATGAAAATCGTTAATCCTTTTTCTTGCAGATGGTGCAATTGATCAAGCAGTCAGGCAATCGGCCGGTTACCGCAGCTATCGGTGACGGAGGTAACGATGTGTCAATGATCCAACAAGCTCATGTCGGTATTGGCATTATGGGAAAGGAGGGACGTCAGGCGACCATGAGCGCCGATTTTGCTTTCGCGAAATTTATGTTCCTCCGACGGGCTCTCTTGGTACACGGACACTGGTACTACATACGTATAAGCATTTTAACACAGTACTTTTTCTACAAGAATTTAACCCTGGTCGTGCCGCAAATATTCTTCGGCATACACAGTGGATTTTCTACTCAGGTTTGTCAATGAAACTGCCTATTTTCCGACAATTTCGACGATGATTTATgtgttgtattttttatacgtttaatttttttccaccaggtGTTATTTGACAGTGTTTATCTGATGTGTTACAATGTGATATTTACTTCGATTCCCGTACTGCTTTACGGTTTATTGGAGCAGGACCATGTAGCAGATGATCTGTTAAAGTTTCCTCAATTGTATAAACTGtacaaaagaaattatttgctatcaaaaaaacagttttgttTGTGGATGGCCAGTGGTAAGGATGCATACTACTGAAAATATGTGCTTCCAAACATGTGCAATGTCTTAAGTAcggatgtattttttttaaaggtaTATGGCATGCATCAGTATCGTATTTCGTGCCTTTCGGTTACTGGTACATCAATCCGACTATTTTATACGACAATACCCCAGGTGGTCACTGGGCCTACAGTACCTTGATTTACTACGTCGTTATTATGGTGTCTAATATTAAGGTGAAAACTGGAAGCAAAAAAATCCTAGACACTCATATTGGTTTATAATGCTCGGAAAATTCGTACGAGCACATTACTTAGTTCAGCTATTTTGAGCCCCGATATTCATGTGTAAATATTCTTTCAGCTTCTGTTACACAGCACGTATTGGACAGTTCCTTTTGTAGTCAGTATAATATTATCTTGTTTGTCATTCATTCTACTCTCGCTAGTCTATTCATCGCTGGGAATGTGAGTATGAGAATTTCACACagctgttgaaattttttaaacatttagAAGCTTTTATTAGAGGGATGCCTGGAATGGAAACGTCGACTTTACCTTGATCTTTTTATTTCAGAGTCTACGACGGAGACATAGTCTATGTGATGAATAAGTTGTGCCTATCCATAACGTTCTGGTTATTGACAACTGTGACAGTGATAATCGGTTTGTTACCGGATTATGCGATTGTATTGTACAACAGTTATCGACCAATGCGAGTTCAAAGGAAGAATCTGCACAAGAGTCAGAAATCGGAAATCGACGATTTGTCCAACGGCAATGGAAATGTTGGAATCGTAAGTTCAAATCACTGGTTTACAGCGTGGCAGAATAGAAAAGCAGCAATGGATTGAGTTTCCCTACGTGTTTCAGGGAAGGCGactactgaatttttccacgCAGAAGTACAAACTCTCATTCACCAAAATGAAATGAACAATTCGAACGCCTCGTAACGAGAGGTGATTTTCAACAGCTTGATTATGCTCTGCCTcacgtagaaaaaataaaccaaaacCAAGTTGCCCAACttatattttgtacaataatttttataaagttGAGGATAAATGCATGAATCATAACgtacaaatataatttttttcatcaatctgaggaagaaatgtttcatttttttcgtcattgtAACGACATAAAGTGATTAAAAGAGTGTAACTCGGTGGAAATATTATTCTATAAGTTATAGAGGACAGGCTcagattcattttatttataggctgtcgtaaaaaaaattatgtttcatATTGAATTACCAAGAAGATTACCAGAAGATTATGAAAGGATTACAGAAATTTGATTACCTCATTGATAGCTACTGAGTTTGGGCTCgtacgaaaaatgaattgaaataatttattgtgaacatgacaagtgtaaaaaatattagatacaatataattacaattgcctGCAAGTgttgtaaaaatgttatactcatCGTGCagaaatcctcgtccccctccaCCTAGTGTTCCTCCTTATCGAATCTGTGACCATGAATTTTTGGCTCcaaaagagaagaaggaagtaaggctaaccccttcgcatttttggcaaaaattttcgcgattttgggaagtgctggaatgaggtctttctggcactagtccgaaGTAATTTTGCGGGACAAATCGATTCAGTGCAGTCCCGATGCGgtgcgagcagcggatcagaagttacagccagaaaacgagaacctgttttttcgacatttttcagcaggtgctttttcgctcgccatttctctcctgttggtcctacgctcttttcgctgcgatttctgagttcctgagggtcccaTTGGTCaaataagggtcatttaaatcgaaactgagaccgaaagttttttgcccataaaaaaagtaaggctaacccctttgtgtttttggcaaaaattttcgcgattttgaaaagtgctgatATCAAtcaattgtagcactgatcaggcgtaattttgcgagagaaatcgattgggcgcagtcccaatacgctgcgatcaacgcatcgaaagttacagccaaaaaacgagaacctgttttttcatcatttttcagcgggtgcttttttgctcgccattcctctcctgttgatgtcacgctctttttgctgcattttctgagttcctgagggtcccaTTGGTCgaataagggtcatttaaatcgaatctgagaccaaaagttttttgcccaaaaaaaaagtaaggctaaccctttgtgtttttgacaaaaattttcgcgattttaaaaagtgctgaaatcaatcaattgtggcactaatcaggcgtaattttgcgagagaaatcgattgggcgcagtcccaatacgctgcgatcaacgcatcgaaagttacagccaaaaaacgagaacctcaatttttgacgtttttcagccggtgcttttttgctcgccatttctctcctgttggtcctacgctcttttcgctgcgttttctgagttccttagggtccaattagtcgaataagggtcatttaaatcgaatctgagaccaaaagttttttgcccaaaaaaaaagtaaggctttgtgtttttggcaaaaattttcgcgattttagaaagtgctgaaatcaatcaattgtggcactaatcaggcgtaattttgcgagagaaatcgattgggcgcagtcccaatacgctgcgatcaacgcatcgaaagttacagccaaaaaacgagaacctcaatttttgacgtttttcagcaggtgcttttttgctcgccatttctctcctgttggtcctacgctcttttcgctgcgttttctgagttccttagggtccaattagtcgaataagggtcatttaaatcgaatctgagaccaaaagttttttgcccgaaaaaaaagtaaggctaacccctttgtgtttttggcaaagattttcgcgattttaaaaagtgctgaaatcaatcaattgtggcactaatcaggcgtaattttgcgagagaaatcgattgggcgcagtcccaatacgctgcgatctACGCATCAatagttacagccaaaaaacgagaacctcaatttttgacgtttttcagccggtgcttttttgctcgccattcctctcctgttgatgtcacgctctttttgctgcgttttctgagttcctgagggtcccaTTGGTCgaataagggtcatttaaatcgaatctgagaccaaaagttttttgcccgaaaaaaaagtaaggctaaccccttttttttttttttttttttttttgataacgCTGGTAAAAATGCCTTATGCACACCCTGGAGCTTCGCGCAAGAAGCTTCAGGGTAGTGTGGGACTCGCACCCACTAAAAAACCAGCGGCCACTCTGGTACGAGTAGGGGGGACTCCCCGGAACCGCGCGAGGCATAACCTCAGGGATCCCCCCGGCACCTTCGCGGTTACGCGCGGACCTTACTTCAACGCCTATCCGGGAGTTGCGCCTCCCGGCTCCCCCCCGCTGAATCCTACGCTCAGTGTCCTCTTGCGAAGGACGACCCTGCCCGCTGGTGGGGCATCTTCTGTAGCCGCTACGACGAGAGCTCCGCTTAACGGAGCTGGCAAGCGAATGGAGACCCCCATTCGGTGCTCGATGTTCGCGATAACGAGCGCCCTGCCCTTGCGGATCCGGGGGAAGATGGATCCGGCGCGACCGTCACATCCGCCGTCCCCGGGCCGGGGGacgaagagagagaggcagaagaagaagaagaagaagagggggCAAGGCCGGAACGACCCTAACGTCACCCTATCGCCTAGCGTCTCACCTATCCTGGCACCAGATTCCAAGTTGCCCTGCACCCCTCCTCTCCCCTCCACCCCCGAACCACGACCCCGACCCAAAGGACCGGGCTGAGGTCGACCGGTGTCCCGTCCCGCAAATCCGTTTGGACCCCTGCCCGTGTAGGTCCGAGCCTACGTCATGCCCACGCTTACACGCGAACCACCCCCATTTCTCCCGCTCAAGCGGGTCGCGCGGTGCACGCTGCGCCGCGTTCGCTGTCGTAACCGCTCCCGCTGTTCCTTGGCCGTCATGACCCGCTCCGCGAAGCTAGCCACCGCCacaaggctaacccctttgtgtttttggcaaaaattttcgcgattttgaaaagtgctgaaatcaattaattgtagcactaatcaggcgtaattttgcgagagaaatcgattgggcgcagtcccaatacgctgcgatcaacgcatcgaaagttacagccaaaaaacgagaacctcaatttttgacgtttttcagccggtgcttttttgctcgccatttctctcctgttggtcctacgctcttttcgctgcgttttctgagttccttagggtccaattagtcgaataagggtcatttaaatcgaatctgagaccaaaagttttttgcccgaaaaaaaagtaaggctaacccctttgtgtttttggcaaaaattttcgcgattttgaaaagtgctgaaatcaattaattgtagcactaatcaggcgtaattttgcgagagaaatcgattgggcgcagtcccaatacgctgcgatcaacgcatcgaaagttacagccaaaaaacgagaacctgttttttcatcattcttcagcgggtgcttttttgctcgccattcctctcctgttgatgtcacgctctttttgctgcgttttctgagttcctgagggtcccaTTGGTCgaataagggtcatttaaatcgagtctgagaccaaaagttttttgcccaaaaaaaaagtaaggctaacccctttgtgtttttggcaaaaattttcgcgattttgaaaagtgctgaaatcaattaattgtagcactaatcaggcgtaattttgcgagagaaatcgattgagcgcagtcccaatacgctgcgatcaacgcatcaatagttacagccaaaaaacgagaacctcaatttttgatgtttttcagccggtgcttttttgctcgccatttctctcctgttggtcctacgctcttttcgctgcgttttctgagttccttagggtccaattagtcgaataagggtcatttaaatcgaatctgagaccaaaagttttttgcccgagaaaaaagtaaggcccctttgtgtttttggcaaaaatttttgccaaaaaaatgtttttggcaaaaattttcgcgattttgaaaagtgctgaaatcaattaattgtagcactaatcaggcgtaattttgcgagagaaatcgattgggcgcagtcccaatacgctgcgatcaacgcatcgaaagttacagccaaaaaacgagaacctgtttttt is a window encoding:
- the LOC124298571 gene encoding phospholipid-transporting ATPase IF-like isoform X1 — translated: MWDSSDSDVVWFINTEYISLLGSGSSTPAEHRTIFIKPDNDPKETEYPVNRIATNKYTLWNFLPKNLFEQFRRVANFYFLITALIAISIESPVSPLTSSLPLMFVILVTACKQGYEDWLRYRSDQRVNRALVTVIRNSYVQDIYCENVVVGDLVRVNCDEDVPCDLVLLFSSDPTGCCYVTTSNLDGETNLKTLQVPRVLSTPSISDIVSLEATITCQHPLADLYNFHGKMEINYGDERNTGFLTVDNLLLRGARVKDTAYVIGCAIYTGQDTKLSLNSKITTNKFSTAEKSINKYLIIFIVLLVVLIFSSALTKALLELNPTWDEYLGTSDPITTYTFIVDALAFAILYNYIVPISLYVTAEMQKFLGSFYFAWDIKMYDEESDQPALANTSDLNEELGQVEYLFTDKTGTLTENLMVFRRCSVDGRTYLERDCDGSLHLLPENGDETHAEKLTVWKPEIWHFMIGIALCNVVHIAPSSQRASIVARRSVFRKSFREKKTTVVNSSLLMDPNLPEYQAASADEKALVEASARCGVVLQKNNGDEMEIRINNDVLKFRKLDTFEFTSERKRMSVVVRDGAGDIWLYCKGADASVYPLIVKGKVAESNKHVEDFSGRGLRTLVVGFKKISKSDYDRLMTSVERARQIIGPERAAHVERCYRSVEKGLTLLGVTAVEDRLQEGVQETLEALRAAGIKIWVLTGDKGETAENIAYLCGHFKKGTEILRLMGEATAENCCVALTSFEQKLELEPYKQFGLIMDGASMTTAYRDCPDLLRSVTMACESVVCCRMSPLQKCEMVQLIKQSGNRPVTAAIGDGGNDVSMIQQAHVGIGIMGKEGRQATMSADFAFAKFMFLRRALLVHGHWYYIRISILTQYFFYKNLTLVVPQIFFGIHSGFSTQVLFDSVYLMCYNVIFTSIPVLLYGLLEQDHVADDLLKFPQLYKLYKRNYLLSKKQFCLWMASGIWHASVSYFVPFGYWYINPTILYDNTPGGHWAYSTLIYYVVIMVSNIKLLLHSTYWTVPFVVSIILSCLSFILLSLVYSSLGIVYDGDIVYVMNKLCLSITFWLLTTVTVIIGLLPDYAIVLYNSYRPMRVQRKNLHKSQKSEIDDLSNGNGNVGIATTEFFHAEVQTLIHQNEMNNSNAS